The following proteins are co-located in the Camelina sativa cultivar DH55 chromosome 12, Cs, whole genome shotgun sequence genome:
- the LOC104733796 gene encoding uncharacterized protein LOC104733796, producing the protein MIAWGSERSRIAFLLSYSMYAAWWAPGLVREGKSHHYHDQIMGYGDIQFLEIDHLEIKSPPNCSALETWGATVVPTIRHLEKHAKGLRRKSLVQFSHTVDTDLREELKGVLGITNFGGTGSYLGIPESLGGAKTKKLSFVHDRLQARASGWPARLLSKGGKEVMIKSIAMAISTFVMCFRLPKTVTQKLVSAISNFWWSSSCQSRGLHWVAWDKLCNGKDAGGLGF; encoded by the exons ATGATTGCCTGGGGAAGCGAAAGGTCTCGGATcgcttttcttctctcttatagCATGTACGCTGCCTGGTGGGCCCCAGGGCTTGTTCGGGAAGGCAAATCTCATCATTACCATGATCAAATCATGGGATATGGGGATATTCAGTTTCTCGAAATTGATCATTTGGAAATCAAAAGTCCCCCGAACTGCTCAGCTCTggagacttggggggcaactgttgtacccacgattcGCCATCTCGAGAAACACGCAAAGGGCCTGCGTCGG AAATCTTTGGTCCAATTTAGCCATACGGTGGATACTGATCTCAGAGAGGAGTTAAAAGGGGTTCTGGGGATTACAAATTTCGGTGGTACGGGTTCTTATTTAGGTATTCCAGAAAGCTTGGGTGGAGCTAAGACGAAAAAACTTTCGTTTGTTCATGACAGATTGCAAGCACGGGCAAGTGGGTGGCCGGCTAGACTTTTATCAAAAGGCGGTAAAGAGGTAATGATCAAGTCCATCGCTATGGCTATTTCGACTTTTGTGATGTGTTTTCGGCTACCAAAGACGGTCACGCAGAAGTTGGTTAGTGCGATctctaatttttggtggagttcatCATGTCAATCACGAGGGTTACACTGGGTGGCATGGGATAAGCTGTGTAACGGTAAGGATGCTGGAGGTTTGGGTTTCTAG
- the LOC104733797 gene encoding uncharacterized protein LOC104733797 — MANQPQHPLPAPHKAFGVTHIKSYIPITLDMTKINYDAWRELFETHCFSFGVSGHLDGTSLPMNPEDISWKERDGLVKMWIYGTISSSLLDTVLKTRCSARELWLIIENLFRDNKEARAIQLNNDLCTLTIGDLTVHDYCQKLKTLSDLLANVDSPVSDRLVVTYMLNGLSPKFNNIINIIKHRQPFPTFVVARSMLVEEEQRLNRQTHTRAPVSLDSTSQSVLYTTSSGHNNHTGGHRDNNYNKGNSYGGRGRGRGRNNNRGRGRQQWQWTPNWQMPPPWYQSPPSFPHSHQRYWPQQPHMANLTTTHPASGLLGPSPMASQPTQLPAAAFGTMTMPDPNDASWYMDTGATSHLTAQPGTLHSLFNASSFPSVVVGDGSSIPTKAIGYYSLPSHTRPLHLNKVLIIGFLWNLILLAFVLRTFILGTSSSDVTAPVLSTQSLHHHRPLNPLILHKP; from the exons ATGGCTAACCAACCTCAACACCCCCTCCCTGCTCCTCACAAAGCTTTTGGGGTGACTCATATCAAATCTTACATTCCCATAACCCTCGATATGACAAAGATCAACTATGATGCTTGGCGTGAACTCTTCGAAACACATTGTTTCAGCTTTGGCGTGTCTGGCCATCTCGATGGCACCTCTCTACCTATGAATCCAGAAGACATATCTTGGAAAGAGCGTGATGGTCTCGTCAAGATGTGGATCTATGGAACcatttcttcctctcttctcgaCACGGTGCTGAAAACTCGTTGCTCTGCCCGTGAACTCTGGCTCATCATAGAAAACCTCTTCCGTGACAACAAAGAAGCCCGTGCAATACAACTCAACAATGATCTCTGCACCCTCACCATCGGAGATCTCACGGTCCACGACTATTGTCAAAAGCTCAAGACCCTTTCTGATCTCCTAGCCAATGTTGACTCTCCGGTCTCCGATCGCCTCGTCGTGACATATATGCTGAACGGTCTCTCACCAAAgttcaacaacatcatcaacatcatcaaacatCGCCAACCGTTCCCCACCTTTGTTGTTGCCCGCTCCATGCTTGTTGAGGAGGAACAACGCTTAAACCGCCAGACCCACACCCGTGCCCCTGTTTCTCTTGACTCGACATCTCAGAGCGTGTTGTACACGACCTCTAGCGGACACAACAACCACACCGGCGGTCATCGCGACAACAACTACAACAAAGGCAACTCATATGGTGGACGAGGTCGCGGTCGTGGACGCAACAACAACAGAGGACGGGGCCGTCAGCAGTGGCAATGGACTCCCAACTGGCAAATGCCTCCACCGTGGTACCAGTCGCCACCGTCGTTTCCGCATTCGCACCAACGTTACTGGCCGCAACAACCGCACATGGCGAACCTCACCACTACACATCCAGCGAGCGGCCTCCTTGGTCCATCTCCTATGGCATCACAACCAACACAGCTTCCGGCTGCCGCTTTTGGTACAATGACCATGCCGGATCCCAACGATGCAAGCTGGTACATGGACACCGGCGCTACATCTCACCTCACGGCACAACCAGGTACTCTCCATTCCCTCTTTAATGCGAGCTCTTTCCCATCAGTAGTTGTCGGTGACGGATCCTCTATTCCCACTAAAGCAATCGGTTATTACTCTTTACCTTCTCACACACGTCCTCTCCATCTAAATAAAGTGCTT ATAATTGGGTTTCTGTGGAATTTGATCCTTTTGGCTTTTGTGTTAAGGACCTTCATACTCGGAACAAGCTCCTCCGATGTAACAGCTCCGGTCCTCTCTACTCAATCACTTCACCACCATCGGCCACTCAATCCTCTCATTCTCCACAAGCCATGA